From Pyrenophora tritici-repentis strain M4 chromosome 1, whole genome shotgun sequence, the proteins below share one genomic window:
- a CDS encoding Trichoplein multi-domain protein, translating to MSCINAAIEAIESRDPGDKFTYSEVARRFGVDRSTLSRRHQQIRGSNEAKSRNQQLLHPHQELQLLEHIDELTEAGLPPTRTMIQNFASAIAGRATSQSWVTRFFHRHPDAIISRWSTGLDRNRHRADSVYKYESYFDLLSTKMAQHHIRAQDVYNMDEKGFLIGVTGRSKRVFSKQKYETGGFKKVIQDGNRDWITVIAAICADGSTLPPAIIYEATSGNMYARWVDDIAIDDPVYVTSSPSGWTNDQVGLAWLEQVFDRHTKEKAGNHTRLLILDGHGSHVTMDTHTLQPLDVVMFKPLAAAYSLSLQHYLQASHGLLAVRKDDFYRLFKPAWDSSFIKKHALKAFKATGIAPIDPEVVLKKFRKSTLTAPPPLVNVSRATITNLINQAYDPSSIATNNLSEILLRLQAAKEIAEYEKDALRAALHVHQKPRNRHEPPLDLQQRKAFHSGAVWWSPCKLREARFRQLVKEKEKEKELLDKIELKEAKENNRIYQLKIKEAARAAREEAKKVRDEAKAVKAAELDAKRRDRDAAKAIQQPQSGKRKASKPAAKQQPKKRRVGGAGGGTLAEVAAPAPPPTTTRRGRAVNTPAKYR from the exons atgagttgtatcaacgctgcgattgaagctattgaatcgcgtgatcccggagataaatttacatactctgaggttgcgcgccgctttggtgttgatcgctctacgttgtcgcgacgccatcaacagatccggggctcaaatgaagccaaatcacgtaatcagcaactccttcacccacaccaggagctacagcttctagagcacattgacgagcttactgaggctggcttaccaccgacgaggactatgatccagaactttgctagtgctatagccggaagggctacctcccaaagctgggtgacgcgcttctttcaccgtcatcccgacgcgattatatcacgttggtcaactggtttggaccgcaatcgccaccgggctgattctgtatacaagtacgagtcgtactttgatctactatctactaaaatggctcagcaccatattcgggcgcaggatgtatataatatggatgagaagggattccttattggagtgacggggaggagtaagagagtgtttagtaagcagaaatatgagactgggggctttaagaaagtgatacaggacggcaacagagattggatcactgttatcgctgctatatgtgctgatgggagtacgttaccgcccgcgattatatacgaagctacttcgggcaacatgtacgccagatgggttgatgatatcgcaattgacgatccagtctacgttacctcaagtccctcagggtggaccaatgatcaggtaggcctggcatggctcgaacaggtgtttgatcgccatacgaaggagaaggccggcaatcacacacgcttactcatccttgacggccatgggagtcacgttactatgga TACCCAtacgctgcagccactcgatgtggtaatgttcaaacctctggcagccgcgtactcactcagcttgcagcactacctccaggcgagccacggtctcttagctgtgaggaaggatgacttctaccgtcttttcaagcctgcctgggactcctctttcattaagaagcacgcgttgaaggcatttaaagccactgggatagctcctatagatcccgaagtagtacttaaaaagttccgaaagtcaacactaacagcaccgccgccactagtgaacgtgagtagagctactatcacgaacctcattaatcaggcctacgatccgagctctattgcgaccaacaacctctcagaaatactcctccgcctccaggctgccaaagagatcgccgagtacgagaaggacgcactgcgcgcggcgctacacgttcaccagaagccccgcaatcggcacgaacctcccctagatctacagcagcgaaaagcgttccattcaggggcagtttggtggtcgccgtgcaagcttcgagaggcccgcttcaggcagctagtgaaggagaaggagaaggagaaagagctacttgataagatagagttgaaagaggcaaaggagaacaacaggatctatcaacttaagatcaaagaggcagcgcgggcggcgcgtgaggaggcaaagaaggtgcgggatgaagccaaggctgtaaaggctgccgaacttgacgccaaacgacgcgatcgcgacgctgcaaaggctatacaacaaccccaatcgggcaagcgtaaggcttcaaagcccgctgcaaagcaacagccaaaaaaacgacgcgtgggtggtgctggcggtggcactctggctgaggtggctgcaccggctcccccaccaacaaccacccgacgcggccgggccgtcaatactccggcaaaatatagatag
- a CDS encoding Ferritin-2 multi-domain protein: protein MKSSILSVAALAAVGSASPIVQRAGVNITDGIILNYALTLEHLEDAFYREGLKKFTAKDFVAANFTEETYMRIQTISKDETTHVEFLTGALKAAGIQATAECTYDFGYKDVAGFMATASVLEGVGASAYTGAAAQIMGKVYLTAAASILSVEARHSSYIRNAIKQAPFPSPFEVPLDLNEVYTLAAPFIKSCPSTNPALPVKAFPSLTAAGIKGAQIVAGGNIMVSTPGYAVEGDVYAAFITVTGPVFTQIQKADGGYIVTVPNSGIAGQSYLVLTSCNTTVTDDDTIAGPALLEVY, encoded by the coding sequence ATGAAGTCCTCCATCTTGTCTGTCGCCGCTCTCGCTGCCGTCGGCTCGGCCTCGCCCATTGTCCAGCGTGCTGGTGTCAACATCACCGATGGCATCATCCTCAACTACGCGCTCACTCTCGAGCACCTCGAGGATGCCTTCTACCGCGAGGGCCTGAAGAAGTTCACAGCCAAGGACTTCGTTGCCGCAAACTTCACAGAGGAGACCTACATGCGCATCCAAACAATCTCAAAGGATGAGACTACCCACGTCGAGTTCCTGACTGGTGCCCTCAAGGCCGCCGGCATCCAGGCCACCGCTGAGTGCACCTACGACTTTGGCTACAAGGACGTCGCTGGCTTCATGGCCACAGCCTCTGTCCTTGAGGGCGTTGGTGCCAGCGCCTACACCGGTGCCGCTGCCCAAATCATGGGCAAGGTCTACTTGACCGCCGCGGCATCCATTCTATCCGTCGAGGCTCGCCACTCATCCTACATCCGCAACGCCATCAAGCAGGCGCCCTTCCCCTCTCCCTTTGAGGTCCCGCTCGACTTGAACGAGGTCTACACTCTTGCAGCCCCATTCATCAAGTCATGCCCCTCCACCAACCCCGCCCTTCCCGTCAAGGCTTTCCCCTCGCTCACCGCTGCCGGTATCAAGGGCGCTCAGATCGTGGCCGGAGGCAACATCATGGTTTCCACTCCTGGCTACGCCGTCGAGGGTGACGTCTACGCTGCTTTCATCACTGTCACTGGACCTGTCTTCACTCAAATCCAGAAGGCTGATGGTGGATACATCGTCACCGTCCCCAACAGCGGTATTGCCGGCCAGAGCTACCTTGTTCTTACTAGCTGCAACACCACTGTTACTGACGACGACACTATTGCCGGCCCCGCTCTGCTTGAGGTCTACTAA